The genomic DNA CTCTTTTTCTCACTTAATccccatttcttaaaaaaacaaaccaaaaagcagttGGTTGGTGGCTGCTCTCTTAATGAGGCATtttgctgggaggggggggaaatcgACTCGGGGGGATGCCTTGGGGAAGGTCCAAGTCCCGGGTGGCCCTGGGACCAACTCTGCCCTCTGCTTGGCCACCGTGCAGGACCCCTGTGTCCCCCTCGTCCTTGGGGACCTGCACCCTCAGGGCTGGCATTATGGGGTGCAGGTCGCATTAGCTCAGTGAAGGCAGGGGAAGCCCCTGAATAACTGCCTtgggagggcagggggacagcctgcacCCCTTGTGGAGATCAAGCACTTATGGGGTTTGCAAGTGAgggcttcccccccctcctcttttgtCCTCCAGTAACTTAAATCTGAGAGAATTGTAAGGGTTTTATTGAAGTCCTttcaagctgcccagggaagggaccAGGTCTCTGCctgtgggggcagcgggggcggtGGGAAGGCAGGGAGTCTTGTTCTGttgccgtgcctcagtttccccacctgtgaAATGCCACAAATGACTCACTGTGAAGGTCTCCTGTGAAACCCACTGCTTATCGCCTCCAGGGCAGTTTGAGCAGCCCCTGGCTCAGGACTCACTGCTGTGGCCATACCCTGAGAGGGGGGAGCATGGGTGCGAACCGACTCACTCGACACCTGCAGCACCAGAGGCTGCGGCAGGGCACGGGGCAGGGATGGAATTGGGCAAGTGCCCAGCGATGCTCCTCGGCCTTTTCCCAGGCTGCTGCCatcaggcaggagggagaaatcTTCCAGTGTGGGAGGGACACGGTCCCTGTGCTGGATGTCTGGCCCTGTGGTGACCCGCTCAGCCGGGTGGCACGTGGCCGGTCACTCCTCGGCAGGAtgctcctgccctctgctcccaccctggGGATGTGCCCCGCCATCCCTCCCATCCACAGGTGCCTTTTTGgggtgctgcagctcccagggTGATGATCCCCTCCTTCCATCAGTCtgtgatttgttgtttttttcttatttattggccttttgtttaaaaatagtaattcCTGATGCATTTGTCTGGTCTGACAGACCTGCTCGGAGCAGGGGAGATGTGGCTGATGCCCCCCGAGATGCCTGATGTGCCGGTGCCCCCTCCCGCACCGCGGGGCTGCCTTCGCTCCCTGTGCGTCATGCGGCAGCTTGTGATGGGGATTTGATGTGGTTATCCCTGTAATTCGCCGGCCCGCAGGAacgccggggcagggctgggagtcaCCTCCCGTTATGTGTAAGCCCGAAGGCTGCACGCCACGCTCACGGGCAGCCGGGGAGAATCCCCGATGCTCGGCGTTGGCGTGTTCTGCCCTTTCCCTGGCTCCTCGGCAGCGCGAGAGCCTTACTGGGACTGGCACAGGGCTTTTCCATGGGTGATGCTGGAACTGGGGCTAAGTTGGCTCATGCACATGGTGGCTTAACCCAGTCCAAGCGCTCCTGGGGCAGGCATGGAGATGGCTCCTTGAAAATCAGCATCTCCAGCCCCTGCAGTGAGCTGTGCATGCAACATCCCTGGGGCGGGATGGTGGGCAGGATGGTGGGGGAGACCCCACCACCAGCTCTTGGCAGCTCAGAGGCTGCAAAGTGCGTTGCTGGCACAGGTCCACGGCGATGCTGCGGTGCGGGGAGAGCATCCCATAGTTTGCGTAGGCACCGGTGGGTGTAAGATCCCCCGTACTGGGCTTGTGCTGTGTTGCAGGGGATGAGCTGCTCCTGGTCAGGCTTTCCTCTGCGGGGTGCAGACCTGGGTGCTTCTGGCCTCGTGGCAATCGGGAGCGAAGGGAACAAAGCCGAGGAATGGCCCGTGTTCGGCTGCTGGTCcttgggaggagggagaggtgggcaTGGGAGCAACCTCCCTGGGTTGCCGCAGGGAGCCCTGAGGCTTTCGGGGGTGGTTAGCCTCTGGTTTTCCTATCCCCAGGGATGCCTGGAGGGCGGTGAATGGGGAGTGTCAAAGGGGCAGCCTCCAGCCCACTGCCAGCAGAGATGCCACCTTCATCCATGGCACAAAGGGAGGCCGTGAAGTCCTTGTCCCCCCTCCTTAGGGGAAATCGGAGGCTGCTGGTGTCCATCCGCACCTCTCCCTTTGCACGGGGGACCAGCGGGGCGAGCAGCCGTGTTGCGTGAGCCTTGAAACGGCTGCGTTGAGATAAGGAGCCTGTCGCTGAAGATAGGGAGTTTTAGCCGAGGGGGATCATCTTGCTACCAGCCTAGGGCTCATCTCGTGGGGCTGAGCACCACCTTCCCGCTGCCGCATCCCCCATGGCACAGGGGTGCTCAGAGCTCACGGTGAGAGGACCCTCCGCAAATACCGGGTGCTTCTCCTAGCCCAGTGCTGGTCCGGGTGGTTTGATGGTCTCTGAAACAGGCAGTGGAGGATTGGGGAAGTCTGCAAGTCCGGCCTGAGCCCTTGCACCAAGAGTTGTTTGTCAAAATGAGTGTTTTGCAGACGAACTGGGGGAAGCAGTGTGTCCCCATCACGCTCTTGCACCAAGAATTTTGCTTCGAAGAGGGAAGCGAGAATGAACTCAGTAACAACGGGCGGCGTCGGGATCGCGGGCAGATGGCCTGCAGGCAGGCTGCCCGCCCCTCGCCTCGGGGGAATAAGGACCTGGGACCCCTCAGCCCCTTCCAGAAGGCACAGGAGGAGCGGGAGCACTCCCACCATCATACTCATACACCTTGTGGTTAAGCCAAGATAACGAGGAATTGGAGTAGCTCTGAGTAATTGCGCAGCTCTTGGATAAAACCAAGTTAAATCAGTGCTGGTAGCCTGAGGAATCTGTGTGGCGCCTGGAAAAGAGCCTTCCTTGGGTCTGGAGAGTGCTGCAGTGCTGCCGGGGAGCAGCCGATCCCTCCATGCTTTCACCGGTGGAGCTGCCCTTGCTTCCCTCGCTGCCGGCAGAGGCTTTTGCCCTTTGCTCTTCCCGAAGCCGTTGGGGTGACTCAAAGCCTCCACGTGCGCGTCCCCTGCTTGGCTTGGGCTGCAGCACGGGGCcagggctgccaggctggggggagTCCCCCCCCGTGCTGCCACGGCCCCTCCAGCAGCACACACACCACCCTACCCCGACCGGCGCGTCCCCACTGTGGGAAGCAGAGTGGATTCGTGTGGCGTCACCTGTTTGGGGTTAGTGTGATGTGAGGGAGCGGGGACCCCCCTGGAGAGTCCCCTGGGAAGGAGGTGCTCTCTTCCTGGAGAGTCCCCCAGGAGGGggggagcagggatcccctggagccccccaggaAGGGGGGAGCAGGAacccccagagccctctgggaagGGGGGGGTGCAGAGCCCCCACAGAGAGCCCCCCgggaagggaggagcaggggCCCCCAGAGCCTTCCGGgaaggggatgcagggatgcccCCTGaagaggcccccccgccccgggaaggGGGGTTCAGGGACCCCCCTGGAGCTCCCTGGGAAGGGGGGAGCgaggaggtgctggggtgggtgggCAGCAGCGCAGAGGGACCCCGGCTCACTGGGGCTCGCCGCCCACCCCAGCGGGTTGGGAAGCCTCTGGGTGCCGTCGCTCGCTTtgctgggtgctggtggggggggaTCATTGTGCTGTTAAAAAATTAATGAGGGTGGGGAACGGGCTGTGGGCGAGACGTGGGAAATCCTCCATGTGGCTTTTTCCACCTGCTCCCACATCCCGCGGGCAAATCCTTCCCTTTCCGTGCAGCTACCGGTGGCGTCACCCAGGACTGATGGACACACCGGGGCCACGCGTGCTCGCGGTGATGGAGCCCTTGGCCGGGGGAAGCCCAGCACGTGGCCGCTTTGTGCAGCCATGCGAGTGGCCCTGCGCTCTCCCCGGCCctcgcttcccccccccgccccgccgtgggcaggcagggctctgcctttATCGGCGGCACCCAGCGCAGCCCTGTGCTCTATCTCCCCTGGTAGTTTTGCTTCCTTCCAGGGTGTGCCGCCGGCTCCCAGCTCGCCCGGGCTGAACAAACCCGGCTGCGGTTGCCCAATGTCCTGCCCCGACGCAGAAAATGGGAGAGGGATTTCCTCATGGCAGCGCGGGCGAGGTGTGCGGCCGGGCTCTTGCCACCCATCGGTACCCCATcttgcccaccccagcagccctgACGGGGATTAAATCTCCTGTGGGTGTCGGTGCCGACCAAGTGGGTTAGTGATGATGGAGGGGGCAGCTTCGGAACCCCCAAAACACAGTGGTCCCCTCTCAAGACTCAGGGTGAAACCTGGCGTCTCGGAGGTTTGCCGTCCGGTGCCCTTGAGGAGGGGTTGGCACGCATTGGGGAAAAGATGGAGTTGCCTTCTTCGTGGtgggggtagaaaaaaaaaaaaaatcaacctgatATCGTGGTGCCAGAGCGTGAAATGGCcgtgggtgggctggggggggtgggtggtggtggtggtgtctgtgCCATGGGCACGGGGCTGTACAGGGACATGGAAGTGCCTTAGGGACAGGAGGGTTCCTGCCGTGATGCTGTAAAGTGTATTTTGTCCTTTTGAAAAAAAGCCTAAATACTCAAAGCACAAAAAATAAGCGGAGGTTGAGAGGAGGGGGGCAGCggatgggggtttggggggtcggTGCTCTCCAGGTCTCCCTGTTTGAGTGGGTCCACGAGGGACACGCGGGTCTGGGCTTTCCAAGAAGAAATATCCTAAGAGATTTAGTTCCCCACCccagaagtatttttccttttttttttctttttttcttttttttttttttataatatcttTTCATTTCAAGAGCTGTTTGTCTTGGGCTGCTTCTCTCAGGTTGGAAACTTGATACTGGAAAATGGTAAAAAAGCTTTTAGGAAGGGAGCGCAAAGGGGGGGGAAGGTGCCGGGCGGCCGCTCGGGGTCCTGTGCTGGGGTGTGAGCCTGCGGGGGCTCGACGCTCGGAGCGATTGGACTGATTGACTTTTCTATCCAGGGCTCTTTAATAACCGGGAGCACCTTTTAACGAGGCTCCAGCCTTGAGAGAGGTCTTTAACGCGCTCGTGAATCATTtatgggcagcagcagcaggctctgcCTAATGGACTCTTGGGTGCGAGCTTCAGCGATGGCTGCGGGGGTGTTTCGGGGGTTCTATGGCATCGCTGGCCCCTTTCTCGCTCCCCTGCGGAGATggagagggaagagcaggggCTCGTCGTGCTCAGGGTGATGCTCGGAGGGGTCCCACTCCCGACCCCGCACCCTCGGGTGGCTCGGAGCTGCGTTCTCCTCCCAGCTTAATTGCACCAGCCTGATGCACTTTTGTTCTAGCGCTGGTAATGCTGCCTCCCCCCACGCCAACAGGCTCGGGAAGAGCGATCCCGATCCTTCTCTGAGCCTCTCTGGCACTGCATACATCCCCCTCggccagggctgctctgcagggttgTCTCCAGTGTCTTGTATGATGGCTGTGCTTGtttgtccccagctctgcccggcAGGTTGGTGCTTGGCGTTGCTGATGGTCCCTCTGCGTCACTCGGAGCATCCTGGCGTGTCCTATGGTGACGCCTTGTACAAGCCACATCACTTTTTCCATCGCTTTCCTCCTTGGGCGTGCTTCCTTGGGTCACGTCTGTCATGATTCACCCTGgggctggagccagccctggTCGCCCTCCCCGTGCCTTGCCTGGGTGAAGACTAAAACCTCATCCCAGTTGCTCACCAGTGGTCCCGCACACGCTGCCCTcttgggaggggatggggccTGGGACACAGGCAGTGTCCCTCGCTGCTGGATGTCAGGCTTTGGCGAGCCTTCGGACAGCTTTGAGAGGGAAGATGGTGGGCGATCTCTTCTTATTGACCAGACCGGGTtacccccctccaccccccaaccAATTCTTGCTCCCCCATGGGTGATGGCAGTATCCCCAgtgcatttttctctctccctggagATCTTTTCCAGCCTGAAGTGACACCGTGCTGTCCTGGGGACCCCTCTTCCAGCTGGAAGCACAGCTCCTACCAAGCTCGGGACGTGGTCGTGGGTGCCGAGTCCCGTGTCCGTCACCCCTGCTGGGCTGCTGTCATCACAGAAGccatctcctcctgccagctCAGCACGTTGCCTCTCACTTCCCTTTCCTGTCCGCAGGGCAGAGCCACCATGGCCACCCCAAGTGCCTGGGGACCCGCAGCCGcgcatggggctgctggtgccgGGGCTGCCAGGCAGAGAGCGATGATCCCGGTGGCAGAGCCCTCCATCTCGGGGCTGGGAGGGCGAAGGGGACCCGGAGGGCTGAGCTCACCGTGAGCTTGCTCTGGATGGAGGCACCAGCTCGCCTGTTCTCAGGCTGAGCGCGCTGGGCCAGAGCGGTGCCAGCGCTAAACACGTGGGGAGTTAGAAAATGCCTTCCCAGCACCATTCCTGGGGGGTTTTCTCTGGCTGGCATGGGGTAGAACAACTTGTGGATCAGGATACATGCTGGGGGGGTGACCGCTGCCCATGTAGCCGAGGGGACTTCAGCCCTcaggggctgctcccctcctcccctctctctcaATGCCAAATATTGCGTTAATGCACAGAGCCGTGAAAACTGCTCCGGCCGCGCCGCGTGACCGGGACGGCAGGTGCCTGCCGGGCTGTGCCAGCTCCCCCCGGGAGCCGCGTCACTGCGCCTGCCGCTCCGTCCCTCCACCCGTGCCACACGGGCAGCCAGCGGGGACTGGCACCGGGGTCTTAAACCTGCCTAACTGGGAAGCACGGAGGCCCCTCACCAAGGGCTGCCTGGGGTGTGATGGGAGCAACTGGGGATGGGATTTCAGGATAGGGAGGTAAGAGCGGGGCCATACAAGAGCACGGTGTCCTCTCGCACCTCGGGATAACACAGTTTGGCTCCGATTTCTGTGCTCCTGGGCTGTGTCGGCTCCCGCCGCTGAGAGCCATTGCCCGGGGCTGGAGGTGGATGCGGGTGTCCCGAGGCTTGCCCTGAGCCCAGCGTGTTCCCCTCCCTGGCTCTCTGGAGCAGCTGCCATCTCCAGATCATTGCTGGCTGCCCTGGGAGGAAAACAAACAGCGTCTCCAGCTTGGCAGCGGGACGGAAAGCTTGGCTTGCTGGGGCTGGACCGCCCGgctggtgttctcccagctgaCAGCTATTAAATACCTCGGCGAGGCACTCACGGTTCCTGCCCGCTCTTTGCCGATGTCTCGCTTCCCGAGAGCttcggctggcagcagcgggtgcaaactccctgcctgccccgtgcAGTTCCCCTGCCACGGAGCGAGGTGCATCGCTGCAAACAGCGGCTCTTTCTCCGTGTCCCCAGTGTCTGGCCACCGGTAGCCCTGTCCCCAAGGGAGCCACTGAGCTCAGCTCTCCCTCCATCCTGGATGCTCCTGCAGCCCTCGCCTGCTTTCCCACGCGTGGCTTTTCATTGCAgtctctctcccctccaggcGAGGCAGGAGGAGTTCGGCCGTGCTCCCGGGAGTgaaggacagaggaggaggaggaagaaggcggCCACCACGGGTGTTTGCCATCAAGACACACTGCGCAGGATCCCTGACACTCTTATGAGGTAGGGAGACCCTGGCGGGGACCGGCACTGGCTGAGCCCCCAGGAGAAATTTGGGGGCTGGTTGCTCCCAGCTTTGGTGCTTAATGGCAGCGAGGGGTGAGGGAGCAGCTGAGCTGCCGGCAGCACCCAAGGGTCCCCATGAGaccagcacccaggggtgctgcttCCATGcctctggggaggaggggaggcaggcagCCTGCCGGGATGCTGCCTGCGATCACGGATGCTGCCTCCAGCAACATCTCCCCTAGTCCTAGCTGCATTTGTGTGATGGTTTCCTTGCATCTTCCCCACTGGATCCCCACCATGAACTGATTTATTGCCaaggctggagaggagcagggtTAATTTGGGCATGAGGACCCTGCCCTGCCGCCAGCCGGTGCCCCTGGATGGAGGGGTCTCTGTGACAGTATTGCTTGGGCTGCAGCTGGCATTCCCCCACCACACACATGTCTCCTATCTCCAGCAtccagccccgtccctgccccgccGTACCCCAGCCGGCCCTGCTGGAAGGGAGCCCAGCACCCGTTTTCATGCAGGAGCAGCAGGCCGTCACCTGGCCCCGGAGCTGACGGAGAGCAGCGATGCCCTCTAGTGACACTGGCCTCAGGATCCCATGTCCCCGTGGAGGTGGTCCTGGACTCCTGCATCTCCAGGGAGCTGCTCCCATGGGGACCCCGCATGCCTAAAGCCAGGCTTTGCTTGTGGTGGGGTCTGAGGGGAGGGTCGTGCTGGGGGAGCTCCAAAAGTGCCCCTGTGCCCGACTCCCGCTTTGGGGACAGGCTGCCAAGGGGGACCCTGTTGcagagggggctggtggggtccCAATAGCTCAGCTGGTTGCCCATTACCTCAGGAGAGCGGGGCCGTACGAGGCTGGTCGTTGAGATCctgggcagagagaggagccAGGGCTATGGATTGAGCTGGGGTTTTGCAGCCAGTGGCACTGTTAGACCCTGAGCTcgacttggggggtgggggagcagcagaggagccccagcaggatTCCTGGTCCCCCCAGGGGACTCTGCCAACCCTCGGGTGGAGAGGGCCAGATCCCATGGGGATGCCGGTCCTCGTGGCCAACCCATGGCAGGGCTCGGTGCACGCCACACGGGATGGATGCGGCAGGTGGCACCATCCCCATGGCCATGCCGGGAGGATGAGGGATGCTCACGAGACCTGTGCGAGTCCCCTGGGTGCTGGCACGTGGCCGGGGGATGTGGAGAGGTCAGAGGGGGCCGTGCCTCCCTTTGagagcccccatagcccctaatAGGATCTGGCACTCACTTCCTTGCACTCGGATGGAATTACCTTTCCTGCGAGGTAGAgccgggctgcagggaccctcGGGAGGGGATTGCTCGAGGAATTAAGCACCTCTTGGCCATTAAGCTTCCCCCTCCTTGCACGTGGTGCTGGGGAGGATTCAGTCTCCCAGCCcggtgtgtgcacacacgtgccGGAGGGGAGCATCCCGCATCTCCCCTCCCTCGGGCCACCCTGGTCCCAGCGCCGTGGCTGGAGGTGGcacgggctgccccagcccctctcgCTGCAGCAGGAGCCGTCCCCTGCTGTGGGGGCTGTGGTGCAGGTGGGGATGCGAAGAATTTACTGAGCATGGGGTGTTTTCAGgctctgtgtgtcccctgcccggctgcatcccctcccttcccaccgctCGCCCCTGCACGGGCAGCTCAAGCTCTTTGCAGACCCCCCAGGAGCATCAGTGATCCCCTTTCAGCTCCTGAACCCTGGGGGCCGGTCCCCCCGTGTCCAAGAGCCCCGGCTCTCTGTGTTCTGTCGGCCCAGCTGGGGCTCACAGGGGACACCCCCATATTTCCATGCATGTGCCAAGTGGGTCAGGCGCATCCCGATGGGATGGGGAGTGCAGCCTGGGCGTCCCACAGGCACGTGATGGGGATGCTCTGaccctctctcctgccacccctcgcTCTGTTCCCAGTAGGTGAGGTTGGTGCCAGTGGTCCCAGGGGGACTGGGAGTGAGTGGGAGATGGAACCCACTGTCCACCCAAACCCAGGGAGGGGGAGCGGGCGTCAGGGACATGGTGGCTGGGCTGATGACGATGAGCTCGGCAGCATGGGGGGCTGAGGCTGGTGAGACCCCGCTGATGAGGCCCCATCTCCTGCTGGGACTCAGCCTCTCCCCGTGCGTGAGCTCCTGGGGGGATATTTCTTCTCATCTCACTAACTTCTTGTACCCTGCCAGCCTGCCGACCGCCGCCGGCCCGAGATGTCAGCCGGCGACAAGAATGGGGGCAGCcgctccagcagcagccgcctgcAGAGCAAGAAGCCCCCCAACCTCTCCATCGTCATTCCCCCccgggaggcagaggaggatggcGCCCGCAAGGAGGTGAGCGATGGGGAGCTGCATCCCATCGCTGAGCTTGGTGGCCTGCCGTCCATGGGGGACCCCCCATATGCCATCCCGTCCCTAACGCCCTGCTTTGTCTTCCAGCCCTCCAAAGTCCCCATCTACCGAAAGAGCAAGAGCCTGCAGGAGCCACGGTCAAAGGGATCCGATGGCTTGGAGCGCCGGCCCGGCTTCCGCCGGCAGACTTCCCTGTCCCAGAGCATCCGCAAGTGAGGGCCGGGCTGGGTCACCAGAGGGGTCCCTCGGTCCCTGTGGGGGTGTTGTGGCTGCGAGTACCAGCAGAGGacttgggatggggatggagagtCCCAGCTTGGGAGGGAACGCCTTGGAGGGTTCCATGCGGCTCTGCTTTGGCTCACTAGTGTCTGCCTGGGGATAATCCTGCAGCAGAATTGTTTAGTGCTAATTCACACCATTGTTTTGTACGCTGGGGAAATTTCTCAGCCCCTTTTATGTAGGACTTTCACAAGCACCTTGAGCTGTTTGTCTGCTGCAGCCCGGAGCTGATGCACTGTCCTGTGCAAGGCGTGAGCCTTGATGGAGATACCTCTCCAGAGAGACCCGAAGGCCCACAACTTTCTGCAGCATCCCTTCCCCGACCCATAGCCACGTCAAAACTTGCCCGGCTGCGGGCTGAGCTGAGACACCCCAACCCAATTCACCTGCCGGAGGGGATGCCCAGGCGGGATGGTGGtacctggggtggggggaccagCTGGGTGACAAGCGTGCCCATCATGTGTCCAGAGGCACCGCGCAATGGTTCGGCGTCAGCAGCGACTGGGAGGGGAAACGACAGCAATGGCAACGCAAGAGCTTGCAGCACTGCAGCATGAGATACGGCAAGCTGAAGCCTGCCTACCGCGACATGGAGCTGCCCAGCCAGGAGGTGCCCTCCTTCCAAGGCACCGAGTCCCCCAAGCCCACCAAGATGCCCAAGGTAGAGCTCGGGGCGCAGGGTCCTGCTCCCAGCCTTGCTCTCCCACCACCGacacctcttccctcctccagatCGTGGACCCGCTGGCCAGGGGCCGTCCCTTCCGCCATCCCGATGAGACGGACCGTCCCCACACGCCCCACCACGTCCTGCCCCCGCTCACCCCTGGCGTTGTCTCCTTGGCGTCCTTCAACAGCATCCGCTCCGGCTACAGCCGCCTGCCGCGCAGGAAGAGGGAGTCCGTCGCCCACATGAGCTTCAAAGCGGCCGCAGCCCTTCTCCGCGTGAGTTTtggggagctggggtgggggtgtcaTCATCTTCCCGACTTGAGTTCCAGCTCTATCCCTCACCCGTCAACTTTCCTTCTTGGCTTTTTGCCATGTACAAAGATCACTGTCTCCCCAGGGCAGGTTTGagggggagggtgtgggggtttttttttaacctgacttctgCTTAAAAAGAGAAGGTTTGGTGAAAATTGGACCACCAAAGTGGTGGAACTTGCGCGGCATCCCTATAAAAAAAGCAGCTTCCTGGTTTCACTGCTGAGGAGCCGGGAGACCTTTTATAGGAGACCTTTTTTGCTGCAGGGGAAGCTTCTCCAGTGGCATTCCAGCCCCCGGGGAGCCCTGGACGAGCTTCAGGTTTGGATTTGTGGGACCAAGACTGAACAGGGCATTCAGAGTTCCCTTGTCGTGCTGACTAACGTGGTGGTGGTCCGACGCTGGCTCTGAGGAGCTGAAGGCAgacactgctgccagctcctgctgcctgcccttcCCACACAGAGGGGAAAGGTGGCTCCTTGGGATTTAATCCTTGCCACCCAGCTTTGGGGAGGGAAGCCACAAGAAACTGGGGGTCTTCTGGTTGTTTACCCTCATTTGCTTCCCCTGCCAAAGGGACGCTCTGTCTTGGAGCCTCTGGCTCCCAAGCCAAGGATCAACAGGAGGACCTTCGTGTACCCCAGCTTCATGGACGAGGACATGGTGGATGCTGCCGATACCCTGGACTCATCCTTCTTCAGTAAGGCAAGCGCCGTTCCACGCTGGTTGCCGGAGCGGGGAGGGGTCCCGATGTCCCTGCATGGGGACTGGACGTGGAGCAGGGCTCTGATGGGGCATCGGTGGCCACTGTGCCCAGCGCTGCAGAGCCCTGGTCTCGGTGATGCTCcttgggggtggcagggagcaaCGCTGCCATCATGGGCACATTTCGCACCCTGTGACATGCAGTTAATGGGGTGTCGATGGGGATCACCCCCCTCGCCAGGCTCCGGGGCCAGGAGGAGCCAAGCTGCCCTGGTGATGGACACGCTTGGTCAGAGGGAGGTTTCTCACCCATTGCGCACATCCAAAAATGCGTCTCCATCCTCCTTCCAGATGGACATGCATGACGAGACGTACTCCATGCCCGATGACGTTTTCGAGTCGCCGCCTCTATCTGCCACGTATTTACGCATGCACCCGGTGGGGGAGGATGCCAGGATGTCCCCCGAGATGGAGCAGCCCACCCCGTGAGTACCAGCTCTCAGTGGGGACTGCCCAGGTCCTCTGCCACAGTCAGGACAGTGTCCCCAGCTGTCACTGCCGTGTGGCACTGGGCACTTCTGGCATGCTCCTAGGAGGATGAAGCCAAGAGGTGTCCCTAGCCCTCATCCCAGGCATCCTCTggccttccccagctctgggctGTGGTGGTGAGGTTGCACCGGGGTTACTTCTCGGCTGGCTCCTTTCGGCAGATGTGAAGGGTTTCTCCTctctctgcaggcaggagggtgTCCGGCTCGCTTCGGCCTCCACCGGCGCCGACTCCGCTCCCCGGCGGGGCAGGCGCATCGCTTCCAAAGTGAAGCACTTCGCCTTTGACCGCAAGAAACGTTACTatgggctgggggtggtggggaagtgGCTGAACAGGACGTACCGCCGCAGCCTGAGCAGCATCGTGCAGTCACAGCTGGAGATCACCGACAGCCACCGGTGAGGGGGCActggtgggacagggatgggctCAGGGCTCCCCAGCTTGTAACTCAGATGTGTGTCCCCCTCAATGCTTGGGGGACTGCAGCATCCCATTGCCCAGCCATCCTTGAGCTGGTCAAATCTGAGGTCTTTTCCTCCACAGGCCGTATTTCACGTACTGGATCACCTTTGTCCACATCCTCATCACCTTGCTGGTCATCGGCACCTACGGCATCGCCCCTATCGGCTTTGCCCAGCACGTGACGACAGAGTTAGTAAGTTTaagagctgccagctggggctgtcccctccctgctctccagTGACATGTCTGGCTCTGAAATGGCAACCAGCTATCTGCTGAGGAAAGCAAGGGTGTCTGGGGGTGCCTTCAACACCCGTGTGGGTTGATCCTCCCTCTGGGATTAATCCTGGGAACCTGCAGCCGTTTGTGTTGCTCCCCTGGTCCCCTGGCTGGAGAGAAGAGCAGGcatccatagaatcacagaatggtttgggttggaagggaccttagagatcacccagtgccaccccctgccctgggcagggacacctcccaccagcccaggttgctccaagccccgtccagcctggccttgaacccctccagggatggggcagcc from Rissa tridactyla isolate bRisTri1 chromosome 15, bRisTri1.patW.cur.20221130, whole genome shotgun sequence includes the following:
- the RHBDF2 gene encoding inactive rhomboid protein 2 isoform X1, which gives rise to MSAGDKNGGSRSSSSRLQSKKPPNLSIVIPPREAEEDGARKEVSDGELHPIAELGGLPSMGDPPYAIPSLTPCFVFQPSKVPIYRKSKSLQEPRSKGSDGLERRPGFRRQTSLSQSIRKGTAQWFGVSSDWEGKRQQWQRKSLQHCSMRYGKLKPAYRDMELPSQEVPSFQGTESPKPTKMPKIVDPLARGRPFRHPDETDRPHTPHHVLPPLTPGVVSLASFNSIRSGYSRLPRRKRESVAHMSFKAAAALLRGRSVLEPLAPKPRINRRTFVYPSFMDEDMVDAADTLDSSFFSKMDMHDETYSMPDDVFESPPLSATYLRMHPVGEDARMSPEMEQPTPQEGVRLASASTGADSAPRRGRRIASKVKHFAFDRKKRYYGLGVVGKWLNRTYRRSLSSIVQSQLEITDSHRPYFTYWITFVHILITLLVIGTYGIAPIGFAQHVTTELVLRNKGVYESVKYIQQENFWIGPSSIDLIHLGAKFSPCIRKDRQVERLIQRERDRERSSGCCVQNDNSGCIQTLPQDCSETLATFIKWPGTNAPAMGRGEKRTSGAVCHQDPRTCEEPASNPPHVWPDDITKWPICTYETKTNHTGFAHMDCQIKGRPCCIGTKGSCEITTREYCEFMHGYFHEEATLCSQVHCLDEVCGLLPFLNPEVPDQFYRLWLSLFLHAGIIHCLVSVTFQMTVLRDLEKLAGWHRISIIFILSGITGNLASAIFLPYRAEVGPAGSQFGLLACLFVELFQSWQVLEKPWKAFLNLFGIVLFLFVCGLLPWIDNIAHLFGFLSGLLLSFAFLPYITFGTVDKYRKRAMIIVSLLVFVGLFASLVVWLYVYPVNWRWIEYLTCLPFTSKFCEKYELEQVLH
- the RHBDF2 gene encoding inactive rhomboid protein 2 isoform X2, producing MSAGDKNGGSRSSSSRLQSKKPPNLSIVIPPREAEEDGARKEPSKVPIYRKSKSLQEPRSKGSDGLERRPGFRRQTSLSQSIRKGTAQWFGVSSDWEGKRQQWQRKSLQHCSMRYGKLKPAYRDMELPSQEVPSFQGTESPKPTKMPKIVDPLARGRPFRHPDETDRPHTPHHVLPPLTPGVVSLASFNSIRSGYSRLPRRKRESVAHMSFKAAAALLRGRSVLEPLAPKPRINRRTFVYPSFMDEDMVDAADTLDSSFFSKMDMHDETYSMPDDVFESPPLSATYLRMHPVGEDARMSPEMEQPTPQEGVRLASASTGADSAPRRGRRIASKVKHFAFDRKKRYYGLGVVGKWLNRTYRRSLSSIVQSQLEITDSHRPYFTYWITFVHILITLLVIGTYGIAPIGFAQHVTTELVLRNKGVYESVKYIQQENFWIGPSSIDLIHLGAKFSPCIRKDRQVERLIQRERDRERSSGCCVQNDNSGCIQTLPQDCSETLATFIKWPGTNAPAMGRGEKRTSGAVCHQDPRTCEEPASNPPHVWPDDITKWPICTYETKTNHTGFAHMDCQIKGRPCCIGTKGSCEITTREYCEFMHGYFHEEATLCSQVHCLDEVCGLLPFLNPEVPDQFYRLWLSLFLHAGIIHCLVSVTFQMTVLRDLEKLAGWHRISIIFILSGITGNLASAIFLPYRAEVGPAGSQFGLLACLFVELFQSWQVLEKPWKAFLNLFGIVLFLFVCGLLPWIDNIAHLFGFLSGLLLSFAFLPYITFGTVDKYRKRAMIIVSLLVFVGLFASLVVWLYVYPVNWRWIEYLTCLPFTSKFCEKYELEQVLH